From the genome of Rarobacter incanus, one region includes:
- the rsmD gene encoding 16S rRNA (guanine(966)-N(2))-methyltransferase RsmD — MSRIVAGRLSGRIIKVPPKGTRPTSERVRESLFGVLEHWGAIADANVLDLYAGSGALGFEALSRGARAATLVESSPAAARLIAANASALGVQDLTLVAQQRAESFAATPPPRKWDLVFIDPPYDVSAAQVNALLGALDGAIAADGIVVVERDGHSPAPAWPQAWNALRMREYGTTTMHIAEIPAADPAHAD; from the coding sequence GTGAGCAGAATCGTTGCCGGTCGCCTGTCGGGGCGCATCATCAAGGTGCCCCCGAAGGGAACCCGCCCGACTTCGGAGCGGGTGCGAGAATCCCTGTTCGGCGTCCTGGAGCACTGGGGTGCGATCGCGGATGCAAACGTCCTGGACCTCTATGCCGGGTCCGGGGCCTTGGGGTTCGAGGCGTTGAGCAGGGGAGCGCGGGCGGCAACGCTCGTGGAATCTTCGCCCGCGGCGGCGAGGCTGATTGCCGCCAACGCGTCCGCGCTGGGAGTCCAGGACCTTACCCTTGTGGCCCAGCAGCGGGCCGAATCGTTCGCCGCGACCCCGCCGCCGCGCAAGTGGGATCTGGTCTTCATCGACCCGCCGTACGACGTTTCGGCCGCCCAGGTCAACGCGCTGCTGGGCGCCCTGGACGGCGCGATAGCGGCGGACGGAATCGTCGTCGTCGAGCGCGACGGCCACTCGCCGGCCCCGGCGTGGCCGCAGGCGTGGAACGCGCTGCGAATGCGCGAATACGGCACAACTACCATGCACATCGCGGAGATCCCCGCGGCGGACCCCGCGCACGCCGATTAG
- a CDS encoding ATP-dependent DNA helicase RecG — protein MASDPTPFLDRVVTSIVRVPDATTPAQQQRAATIAQGLKGLRSMGIVTVRDLLAHTPRRYLDRSVPTDLAAIVPGEEVTVIAHVDTFTSRRAADGRMIVISVMLRDDRGGRLAVSLFTGSAYMARDWERLLRPGALGLFTGPTKMYRNMVQLTSPDWELLDEDTEYSNERIAQASDLITVYRGKGKVTSRAISHIVRDVVGQMPELDDADPIPAAVRKERNLVSLAQGYRLIHQPRNFAQKNAGQRRAKFEEAFILQAELARRRADIRSHKAIARHLRPGRLLDAFDDQLPFPLTSGQLEVGGTLAADIAGTTPMLRLLQGDVGAGKTVVALRAMLQVVDAGGQAALLAPTEVLAAQHAASIGSLMGDLARGGTLMAPEPATRVTLLTGSLGAAARKKALLDIASGQAGIVVGTHALLGDQVHFADLGLVVVDEQHRFGVDQRDALRARGETVPHTLVMTATPIPRTVAMTVFGDLEVSVLRGTPARSHDRATFVVDERRPRWMERTWQRLADEIRQGRRGFVVCPRIDPGEAVDSGEQDQPDQQSDIADEAPRDLHSVEQMVQYLGALPALAGVRIAALHGRMNGDEKDAIMAALAAGSIDVVVSTTVIEVGIDVPEATIMVVMDADRFGISQLHQLRGRVGRGQAPGICLLVSPVAPDSPAGKRIAAVAASDDGFELANVDVTLRREGDVLGQSQAGYASSLRSLRVIDDAQIIAQARADARAIVQNDPTLEGHRALAAAIAEMLAGRAEFIERA, from the coding sequence GTGGCGAGTGACCCGACGCCGTTCCTCGACAGGGTCGTCACCTCGATTGTGCGCGTGCCCGACGCGACCACCCCGGCGCAGCAGCAACGCGCTGCCACCATCGCGCAGGGCCTCAAGGGTTTGCGCTCCATGGGCATCGTGACGGTTCGCGACCTGCTGGCGCACACCCCGCGCCGCTACCTGGATCGCAGCGTTCCCACCGACCTGGCGGCGATCGTTCCCGGCGAGGAAGTCACCGTCATCGCGCACGTCGATACCTTCACCTCTCGGCGCGCGGCGGACGGTCGGATGATCGTCATCTCGGTCATGCTGCGCGATGACCGCGGCGGCAGGCTTGCGGTTTCACTGTTCACGGGGTCCGCCTACATGGCGCGGGACTGGGAAAGATTGCTGCGGCCGGGTGCATTGGGGCTCTTCACGGGGCCGACCAAGATGTATCGCAACATGGTCCAACTCACCAGCCCCGACTGGGAACTGCTGGACGAAGACACCGAGTACAGCAACGAACGCATCGCCCAGGCAAGCGACCTCATCACCGTTTACCGCGGTAAGGGCAAGGTGACGAGCCGGGCAATCTCGCACATCGTGCGGGACGTTGTCGGCCAGATGCCCGAGCTCGACGACGCCGACCCGATCCCCGCCGCAGTGCGCAAGGAACGCAACCTGGTTTCGCTGGCGCAGGGGTACCGTTTGATCCACCAACCGCGCAACTTCGCGCAGAAGAACGCGGGGCAACGGCGCGCCAAATTCGAAGAGGCTTTCATCTTGCAGGCCGAGCTGGCGCGTCGGCGGGCCGACATTCGCTCCCATAAGGCCATCGCGCGGCACCTGCGGCCGGGCCGGCTGCTCGACGCGTTCGACGATCAGCTGCCCTTTCCCCTCACCAGCGGCCAGCTTGAGGTCGGTGGCACCCTCGCCGCGGACATCGCCGGCACCACACCCATGCTTCGATTGCTGCAGGGGGACGTCGGGGCTGGAAAGACCGTGGTCGCGCTGCGCGCGATGCTGCAAGTCGTGGACGCAGGCGGGCAGGCGGCACTGCTCGCCCCCACGGAGGTGCTGGCGGCTCAGCACGCGGCGTCGATAGGATCGCTGATGGGGGATCTGGCGCGCGGCGGAACGCTGATGGCACCGGAGCCCGCCACCCGCGTGACGCTGCTGACGGGATCGCTCGGGGCGGCGGCGCGCAAGAAGGCCCTGCTGGACATCGCGAGCGGTCAGGCCGGGATCGTGGTGGGCACCCACGCGCTCCTGGGCGACCAGGTGCACTTCGCCGATCTTGGGCTGGTGGTGGTTGACGAGCAGCACCGATTCGGGGTGGATCAACGCGACGCCCTGCGTGCCAGGGGGGAAACCGTCCCGCACACGCTCGTGATGACCGCAACGCCGATTCCGCGCACGGTGGCGATGACCGTCTTCGGCGACCTGGAGGTGTCCGTGCTGCGCGGCACCCCGGCGCGCAGCCACGACCGGGCCACGTTCGTGGTCGACGAGCGGAGGCCCCGTTGGATGGAACGGACGTGGCAACGATTGGCCGACGAGATCCGCCAGGGGCGGCGCGGGTTCGTGGTGTGCCCGCGGATCGACCCGGGCGAAGCGGTCGATAGCGGCGAGCAGGATCAACCCGACCAGCAAAGCGATATTGCGGACGAGGCCCCCCGCGACCTGCACAGCGTCGAGCAAATGGTGCAGTACCTGGGTGCACTGCCGGCGCTTGCCGGCGTGCGGATCGCGGCGCTGCACGGGCGAATGAACGGCGATGAAAAGGACGCAATCATGGCGGCTCTCGCCGCCGGATCCATCGATGTCGTTGTCAGCACCACCGTCATCGAGGTGGGGATCGACGTGCCGGAGGCGACCATCATGGTCGTCATGGACGCCGACCGGTTCGGGATCTCGCAGTTGCACCAACTGCGCGGACGGGTGGGGCGCGGTCAGGCGCCCGGCATCTGCCTGCTAGTTTCCCCGGTGGCGCCGGATAGCCCCGCCGGCAAGCGAATAGCCGCGGTCGCCGCGAGCGACGACGGGTTCGAGCTGGCGAACGTGGACGTTACGTTGCGCAGGGAGGGCGACGTGCTGGGGCAGTCGCAGGCCGGGTACGCCTCGTCGCTGCGCTCGCTGCGGGTCATCGACGATGCGCAAATCATCGCCCAAGCCCGCGCGGACGCGCGCGCGATTGTGCAGAACGATCCGACGTTGGAGGGGCACCGCGCCCTCGCGGCCGCGATCGCGGAGATGCTGGCCGGCCGCGCCGAATTCATCGAACGGGCCTGA
- a CDS encoding DAK2 domain-containing protein, translating into MHGGPAGAVVRQWAQYAHALIEANAGPLNRANVFPVSDSDTGTNMTRTLAHGIEAMPADGNRDETLAALCRGAMIGARGNSGVILCEFLRGFSLGVRGGAPDELGAPQIARGLEQGSACASAAVSHPAPGTILTAAKAAAGAARSSADAGASASDAASAARLVDAAVAAARQAIAGGANELDALQRARVVDSGAAGMLLLLAALRAAVAGEPCPDIRLDLRAEAWGVTGDDAARGDHMHAHGEAGCIAPHDTAHRGDAAFEVMCLVGADRHRTRQELADLRAALGDLGDSVLVVSPSDDLAVTDQARVHIHTDDPAAVARAMTGWAPAQFVCHSLDPLWTNRDWAWVGVTRSPGFLAHIAAAGGIGLWEPPGGPAIDTADLARAIGDIDAPSCLVLIGDARVSRQTISAARTRAGSRDARVVSCSRGHDAGLAALITAVPHVAHLPLGSAHHALERMAAGTAPLTARPAMPVTGSDLVIEAYDDGWARSAGRGALVLDEAADIIQIPTGNPGNTATAVVIRGWDDEAPGGQERASGE; encoded by the coding sequence GTGCATGGTGGACCTGCTGGCGCCGTCGTGCGGCAATGGGCGCAGTACGCCCACGCGCTTATCGAGGCCAATGCCGGTCCCCTGAACCGGGCAAACGTGTTCCCCGTATCGGATTCGGATACGGGAACGAACATGACCAGGACCCTCGCGCACGGCATCGAAGCGATGCCGGCGGACGGGAACCGAGACGAAACGCTTGCGGCGCTGTGCCGGGGCGCCATGATCGGCGCCCGCGGAAATTCGGGGGTCATACTGTGCGAATTCTTGCGCGGGTTCTCCTTGGGCGTTCGCGGCGGCGCGCCCGATGAGCTTGGGGCGCCGCAAATCGCGCGCGGCCTGGAGCAGGGATCCGCATGTGCGTCTGCCGCCGTGTCGCACCCTGCGCCCGGAACCATCCTCACCGCGGCGAAGGCGGCAGCGGGCGCCGCGCGGTCGTCGGCGGATGCGGGCGCCAGCGCCAGCGACGCCGCCAGCGCGGCGCGCCTTGTCGACGCCGCCGTGGCCGCCGCACGCCAAGCGATTGCCGGGGGGGCCAACGAACTTGATGCGTTGCAGCGGGCGCGGGTGGTCGATTCGGGCGCCGCCGGGATGCTGCTGCTGCTAGCCGCGCTGCGCGCGGCGGTGGCGGGCGAACCCTGCCCCGACATCCGCCTGGACCTGCGCGCCGAGGCGTGGGGCGTCACCGGGGACGACGCCGCGCGCGGCGACCACATGCATGCGCACGGGGAAGCCGGCTGCATCGCTCCCCACGACACCGCCCATCGCGGCGATGCCGCATTCGAAGTGATGTGCCTGGTCGGCGCCGACCGCCATCGCACCCGCCAGGAGCTCGCGGATCTGCGGGCTGCATTGGGAGACTTGGGCGACTCCGTCCTCGTCGTTTCTCCCTCCGACGATCTTGCCGTCACGGACCAGGCGCGGGTGCACATTCACACCGATGACCCCGCCGCGGTTGCGCGGGCGATGACCGGGTGGGCGCCCGCGCAGTTCGTGTGTCACTCGCTAGACCCCCTGTGGACGAATAGGGATTGGGCGTGGGTGGGCGTCACGCGTTCGCCCGGGTTCCTTGCCCACATCGCCGCCGCGGGCGGGATCGGGCTGTGGGAGCCCCCCGGCGGACCGGCAATAGATACCGCGGACCTGGCACGCGCCATAGGGGACATCGACGCGCCAAGCTGCCTGGTGCTCATCGGCGATGCGCGCGTTTCCAGGCAAACGATTTCCGCGGCGCGCACCCGCGCCGGGTCGCGCGATGCGCGGGTGGTCTCGTGCTCGCGCGGCCACGATGCTGGCCTCGCCGCATTGATTACCGCCGTTCCCCACGTCGCCCATCTCCCACTCGGTTCGGCGCATCACGCCCTGGAGCGGATGGCCGCGGGCACCGCGCCGCTGACCGCGCGCCCAGCGATGCCGGTCACCGGCAGCGACCTGGTCATCGAGGCCTACGACGATGGGTGGGCGCGAAGCGCGGGGCGGGGGGCGCTCGTCCTTGATGAAGCGGCTGACATCATCCAGATTCCCACGGGAAATCCCGGAAACACGGCGACGGCTGTCGTGATCCGCGGATGGGACGACGAGGCGCCCGGCGGGCAGGAGCGCGCAAGTGGCGAGTGA
- the rpmB gene encoding 50S ribosomal protein L28, with amino-acid sequence MAANCDVCGKSPSFGYSVSHSHVRTKRRWNPNIQRVRAVVNGTPKRVNACTSCLKANKVTRAI; translated from the coding sequence GTGGCTGCCAACTGCGACGTCTGCGGCAAGAGCCCCAGCTTCGGGTACAGCGTCTCGCACTCCCACGTGCGCACCAAGCGCCGGTGGAACCCGAACATTCAGCGTGTGCGGGCAGTTGTGAACGGAACCCCCAAGCGAGTCAACGCATGCACTTCATGCCTCAAGGCGAACAAGGTGACGCGCGCTATCTGA
- a CDS encoding branched-chain amino acid aminotransferase, translating to MSKNVQDLDGLVEAFEVYPTSNPTPPGERAAELAAPRFGTVFTDHMSRITWRKDSGWQDRRVVEYGPLALDPAAAVLHYAQEIFEGLKAYRHADGSIWTFRPEANAARFQRSAKRLALPELSTDDFIGSLAALVRKDIEWVPSADGFSLYLRPFMYASESFLGVRSSHEVEYLVIASPVGSYFADGVKPVSIWIAQDYHRAGKGGTGSAKCGGNYAASLLPQIEAYEQGCEQVAFLDDVTDTYLEELGGMNLFVVRSDGTVETPELTGTILEGVTRSSILQLARDRGHEVVERRISLAELLAGLRDGSVSEVFACGTAAVITPIGRFKGVNFDEVVSGGAAGELTMALREELTGIQTGKVEDRYGWLTRLA from the coding sequence ATGAGTAAGAACGTGCAAGACCTCGATGGCCTAGTCGAGGCATTCGAGGTGTACCCCACTAGTAACCCCACGCCGCCGGGGGAACGCGCCGCGGAATTGGCGGCACCCCGCTTTGGGACGGTCTTCACCGACCACATGAGCCGGATCACCTGGCGCAAGGACTCCGGATGGCAGGACCGGCGCGTTGTGGAGTACGGCCCGCTCGCGCTGGACCCCGCGGCCGCGGTGCTGCACTACGCGCAAGAGATATTCGAGGGCCTCAAGGCATATAGGCACGCTGACGGTTCGATCTGGACTTTCAGGCCGGAGGCGAACGCCGCACGGTTCCAACGATCCGCCAAGCGTTTGGCCCTGCCGGAGTTGAGCACCGATGACTTCATCGGGTCGCTTGCGGCGTTGGTGCGCAAAGACATCGAATGGGTTCCGTCCGCGGATGGATTCAGCCTTTACCTACGGCCGTTCATGTACGCATCCGAATCCTTCCTGGGCGTAAGGTCCAGCCACGAGGTTGAGTATTTGGTAATCGCGTCGCCGGTCGGCTCCTACTTCGCGGATGGCGTCAAGCCCGTGTCGATATGGATAGCGCAGGACTATCACCGCGCCGGCAAGGGCGGGACGGGGTCTGCAAAGTGCGGTGGCAACTATGCGGCGAGCCTGCTGCCGCAGATCGAAGCCTACGAGCAAGGTTGCGAGCAGGTTGCATTCCTCGACGACGTCACCGACACGTACCTCGAGGAACTCGGCGGCATGAACCTTTTCGTCGTGCGGTCCGATGGAACCGTCGAAACGCCCGAACTGACGGGAACGATCTTGGAGGGCGTGACGCGTTCTTCGATCCTGCAGTTGGCCCGCGACCGCGGGCACGAGGTCGTCGAACGGCGTATTTCTCTGGCGGAGCTGCTCGCGGGCCTGCGGGACGGGTCCGTCAGCGAGGTCTTCGCGTGCGGGACTGCGGCGGTCATCACCCCGATTGGTCGGTTCAAGGGCGTGAACTTCGATGAGGTAGTCTCCGGTGGCGCCGCGGGCGAGCTCACCATGGCTCTGCGCGAGGAATTGACGGGTATCCAGACCGGAAAGGTCGAGGACCGTTACGGTTGGCTGACGCGTCTGGCGTGA
- a CDS encoding 3-isopropylmalate dehydrogenase, translated as MTRSIKLAVIPGDGIGIEVVEQGLRVLEAAVAGTDVRIDPTTFDLGAARWHRTGETLTDGDLEAIRGHDAILLGAIGDPSVPSGVLERGLLLKLRFSLDQYVNLRPAKLYQGVTSPLANPGNIDFVVVREGTEGPYVGNGGAIRVGTPHEVANEVSVNTAFGVERVVRDAFSRAAARERKHLTLVHKHNVLVNAGHLWRRTVERVNAEFPDVTTDYLHVDAATIFLTTNPSRFDVIVTDNLFGDILTDQAAAIVGGIGLAASANINADRTAPSMFEPVHGSAPDIAGTGKADPTATVASVKLLLDHLGLVDEAARVEAAIAADLAERGDRVRSTTEVGSDLVARLNG; from the coding sequence ATGACTCGCAGCATCAAACTGGCAGTAATCCCTGGTGACGGAATCGGTATCGAGGTTGTGGAACAGGGGCTGCGTGTCCTGGAGGCCGCCGTCGCAGGCACCGACGTGCGGATCGACCCGACGACGTTCGACCTGGGCGCCGCGCGGTGGCACCGCACGGGCGAAACCCTCACCGACGGGGATCTGGAAGCGATCCGCGGGCACGACGCAATCCTCCTGGGGGCTATCGGCGATCCGAGCGTTCCCTCGGGCGTCTTGGAGCGTGGCCTTCTGCTCAAGCTGCGGTTCAGTCTCGACCAGTACGTCAACCTGCGCCCCGCGAAGCTGTACCAGGGCGTGACCTCGCCGCTGGCAAACCCGGGAAACATCGACTTTGTCGTGGTCCGCGAGGGCACCGAAGGCCCCTACGTGGGCAACGGCGGCGCCATCCGGGTGGGAACACCGCACGAAGTGGCGAACGAGGTTTCGGTCAATACCGCGTTCGGCGTGGAGCGGGTCGTGCGCGACGCATTCTCGCGCGCAGCGGCGCGCGAGCGCAAGCACCTGACGCTCGTCCACAAGCACAACGTGCTGGTGAACGCGGGCCACCTGTGGCGCCGCACCGTCGAGCGGGTGAATGCGGAATTCCCCGACGTGACCACGGACTACCTGCACGTGGACGCGGCAACAATTTTCCTCACGACGAACCCGTCTCGGTTCGACGTGATCGTCACCGACAACCTGTTCGGTGACATCCTCACGGATCAGGCCGCCGCGATCGTCGGCGGAATCGGGCTGGCTGCCTCGGCGAACATCAACGCCGACCGCACCGCGCCGTCCATGTTTGAACCCGTGCACGGTTCCGCGCCGGACATCGCCGGAACCGGCAAGGCAGACCCGACCGCAACCGTCGCGTCGGTGAAGCTGCTGCTCGACCACCTTGGGCTGGTGGACGAGGCCGCCCGCGTCGAAGCCGCGATCGCGGCCGACCTGGCGGAGCGAGGCGACCGAGTGCGCTCAACGACCGAGGTCGGATCCGACCTGGTCGCGCGCCTGAACGGTTAG
- a CDS encoding VOC family protein, with protein sequence MTIEASIYYEEDGMSLRWHSISVGALDPQKLGRWWADALVWEVLSESEDGVVLVPPGTLELAVRNLTRKLPPRIEFFRAPNAAGVGVALAIEFSPQDPQDFDAEVGRIVELGATVVKTGEGDEAAWAELSDPEGNRFSIIGA encoded by the coding sequence GTGACGATAGAGGCAAGCATTTATTACGAGGAGGACGGCATGTCGTTGCGGTGGCATTCAATTTCGGTCGGCGCGTTGGACCCGCAAAAGCTGGGGCGTTGGTGGGCGGATGCGCTGGTGTGGGAGGTCCTGAGCGAATCGGAGGACGGCGTTGTCTTGGTGCCGCCGGGTACCTTGGAACTTGCCGTGCGGAACCTTACGCGTAAGCTGCCGCCGCGCATCGAGTTCTTCCGCGCGCCCAATGCGGCCGGGGTCGGGGTGGCGTTGGCGATCGAGTTTTCGCCGCAAGACCCGCAGGATTTCGACGCCGAGGTCGGGCGCATCGTGGAATTGGGCGCGACCGTCGTGAAGACGGGGGAGGGGGACGAGGCCGCCTGGGCCGAGCTGTCGGATCCCGAGGGCAATAGGTTCTCCATCATAGGCGCATAG
- a CDS encoding HAD family hydrolase — protein MECATAKPRVVATDLDGTLLRSDGSISAFTRAVLARAAAAGIETVCVTARPLRWLTDIAPVVPQGASVICLGGACVAVADRGGFRVSESRGFAHDALVRIASRLRRDLPGVLIGAEWPSGPVFDDEFPVLSSPTGSVVGRDDVPRGRVELAAERANGAAKILVRHPRMSPDALRRRVRAAAGDGAQFADSGVPHLVELYPPGVTKAVGLARWCTARAIPRERVWAFGDMPADIPMLEWAGRSFAVGRAHPDVLARAMHYAGSNDDDAVARVLDAWVGGA, from the coding sequence GACGGTTCAATCTCCGCGTTCACGCGGGCGGTCCTGGCGCGGGCGGCGGCGGCGGGCATCGAAACGGTGTGCGTGACCGCGCGACCGCTGCGGTGGCTTACCGATATCGCCCCCGTGGTCCCGCAGGGAGCGTCGGTGATTTGCCTGGGCGGTGCCTGCGTGGCGGTGGCCGATCGCGGAGGATTCCGCGTCAGCGAATCCCGCGGATTTGCGCATGACGCGCTCGTGCGGATCGCATCGAGGCTGCGCCGGGACCTGCCCGGCGTGTTGATTGGGGCGGAATGGCCGAGCGGTCCAGTTTTCGATGACGAGTTCCCCGTGCTTTCCTCACCCACCGGCTCGGTTGTGGGGCGTGACGATGTGCCGCGGGGGCGAGTGGAACTGGCCGCAGAGCGCGCGAACGGCGCCGCGAAGATTCTGGTGCGACACCCACGGATGAGCCCCGACGCGCTGCGGCGGCGGGTGCGCGCCGCCGCGGGGGATGGCGCGCAGTTCGCTGATTCTGGGGTGCCCCATCTGGTGGAGCTCTATCCGCCCGGGGTGACCAAGGCGGTCGGGTTGGCGAGGTGGTGCACGGCCCGCGCTATCCCGCGCGAGCGGGTTTGGGCATTCGGCGATATGCCGGCGGACATACCGATGCTGGAATGGGCGGGGCGATCCTTCGCGGTGGGTAGGGCTCATCCGGACGTGCTGGCGCGCGCCATGCACTACGCCGGATCCAACGATGACGATGCGGTGGCGCGCGTCCTCGATGCGTGGGTTGGCGGTGCCTGA